The following are encoded together in the Peromyscus leucopus breed LL Stock chromosome 1, UCI_PerLeu_2.1, whole genome shotgun sequence genome:
- the Cavin3 gene encoding caveolae-associated protein 3, protein MGESALESGPVPGAPAGGPVHAVTVVTLLEKLATMLEALRERQGGLAERQGGLAGSVRRIQSGLGALSRSHDTTSNTLAQLLAKAERVGSHADAAQERALRRAAQVQRLEANHGLLVARGKLHVLLFKEETEIPARAFQKAPELLGPEDQSVLGPEQPEDQIEESSDEEPVESRAQRLRRTGLQKVQSLRRALSSRKGPEAAQSTPVKPPRLGPVRSSEGPPDGQPAAQPAVLESSLESALEPEPPQATKEDPGRPVLQIESAA, encoded by the exons ATGGGGGAGAGCGCGCTGGAGTCGGGGCCTGTGCCCGGGGCGCCGGCCGGGGGTCCGGTGCACGCCGTCACCGTGGTGACCTTGCTGGAAAAGCTGGCCACCATGCTGGAGGCGCTGCGGGAGCGTCAGGGTGGCCTGGCTGAGAGGCAGGGCGGCCTGGCGGGCTCGGTGCGCCGCATCCAGAGCGGCCTGGGCGCGTTGAGTCGCAGCCACGACACCACCAGCAACACACTGGCGCAGCTGCTGGCCAAGGCGGAGCGCGTGGGCTCTCACGCGGATGCAGCCCAGGAGCGGGCGCTGCGCCGTGCAGCTCAGGTGCAGCGGCTGGAGGCCAACCACGGGCTGCTGGTGGCGCGCGGAAAGCTGCACGTCCTGCTCTTCAAG GAGGAGACTGAAATCCCAGCCCGCGCCTTCCAGAAAGCACCAGAGCTCTTGGGCCCAGAGGACCAGTCCGTGCTGGGCCCAGAGCAACCAGAGGATCAAATTGAAGAGAGTTCCGACGAGGAGCCGGTGGAGTCCCGGGCTCAGCGGCTGCGACGCACAGGCTTGCAGAAGGTACAAAGCCTAAGAAGGGCTCTTTCCAGTCGTAAAGGCCCTGAAGCTGCACAATCCACACCAGTCAAGCCGCCACGTCTGGGGCCTGTCCGGAGCTCGGAAGGCCCACCAGATGGCCAGCCTGCAGCTCAGCCGGCTGTGCTGGAGTCCTCACTGGAGTCTGCCCTGGAGCCAGAACCTCCTCAGGCTACCAAGGAAGATCCCGGGAGGCCTGTGCTTCAAATAGAGAGTGCAGCCTGA